The Siniperca chuatsi isolate FFG_IHB_CAS linkage group LG12, ASM2008510v1, whole genome shotgun sequence genome has a segment encoding these proteins:
- the tent5c gene encoding terminal nucleotidyltransferase 5C, which produces MDNKEESKSCSVSVLTWEQVSRLNEVLTEVVPVHGRGNFPTLEVRLKDIVARVRARLELRGIQVKDIRLNGSTASHVLVQDIGWSYKDLDVIFRVDLPHEGEFRLIKDVVLGTLLDFLPEGVNKEKITPMTLKEAYVQKLVKVNTEQDRWSLISLSNNNGRNVELKFVDSIRRQFEFSVDSFQIVLDSMLSYYELAQTPMSQAFHPTVSGESVYGDFSMALSHLRDKLIATKRPEEIRGGGLLKYCNLLVRDFRPASEEEFKGLERYMCSRFFIDFPDIGEQQRKVEAYLQSHFIGEEKSKYDYLMILRRVVNESTVCLMGHERRQTLHLISLMAFRVLAEQNAIPDASCVTCYYQPAPYVRDHNFSNYYVSNQNIPTWLPCN; this is translated from the coding sequence ATGGATAACAAGGAGGAATCAAAGAGTTGTTCTGTCAGTGTCTTGACCTGGGAGCAGGTGAGCCGGCTGAATGAAGTTCTGACCGAGGTTGTGCCTGTTCATGGACGGGGGAACTTCCCTACCTTAGAGGTACGGCTGAAAGACATTGTGGCGCGGGTGCGCGCCCGCCTGGAGCTGCGTGGTATCCAAGTAAAGGACATACGGCTCAATGGCTCCACAGCCAGCCACGTATTGGTCCAGGATATTGGCTGGAGCTACAAGGATCTGGACGTCATCTTCAGGGTGGACCTGCCCCATGAGGGAGAGTTCAGGCTCATTAAGGACGTGGTGCTGGGTACCCTGCTGGACTTTCTGCCTGAGGGTGtgaacaaagagaaaattaCACCCATGACTCTCAAAGAGGCTTATGTCCAGAAGCTGGTGAAGGTCAACACAGAGCAGGACCGCTGGAGCCTCATCTCCCTCTCCAACAATAACGGCCGCAATGTGGAGCTGAAGTTTGTGGACTCGATACGCCGGCAGTTTGAGTTCAGTGTGGACTCATTTCAGATTGTGCTGGACTCCATGCTTTCCTACTACGAGCTGGCGCAGACGCCCATGTCACAGGCCTTTCACCCTACTGTGAGTGGGGAGAGCGTGTACGGGGACTTCAGCATGGCACTGAGCCACCTGCGGGACAAGCTCATCGCCACCAAGCGGCCCGAGGAGATCCGAGGTGGCGGCCTGCTGAAATACTGCAACCTGCTGGTGCGGGACTTTCGGCCAGCCAGCGAGGAGGAGTTCAAGGGCCTGGAGCGGTACATGTGTTCTCGCTTCTTCATTGACTTCCCTGACATCGGTGAGCAGCAGCGCAAGGTGGAGGCCTACCTCCAGAGCCACTTtataggtgaggagaagagCAAGTACGACTACCTCATGATCCTGCGGCGAGTGGTCAACGAGAGCACAGTGTGCCTCATGGGCCACGAGCGGCGGCAGACCCTCCACCTCATCTCTCTGATGGCCTTCCGAGTGCTGGCGGAGCAGAACGCTATCCCTGATGCGTCCTGCGTCACCTGCTACTATCAGCCGGCGCCTTATGTCCGAGACCACAACTTCAGCAACTACTATGTGTCTAACCAGAACAttccaacatggctgccatgTAACTGA